Within Rhodanobacter soli, the genomic segment CTGGTCGAAGGGACCGCCGGCAACACCGGCCTGGGCCTCGCGCTGGTCGCGCAGCAGAAAGGCTACCGCCTGATCCTGGTGGTGCCGGACAAGATGAGCCGCGAGAAGATCTTCAACCTCAAGGCGATGGGCGCCGAGGTCGTGCTGACCCGCTCCGACGTGGCCAAGGGCCACCCCGAGTACTACCAGGACATGGCCGAGCGGATCGCCCGCGAAACGCCGGGCGCCTACTTCATCAACCAGTTCGGCAACCCCGACAACCCGGCCGCGCACATCGCCACCACGGGGCCGGAAATCCTCGAGCAGATGGACGGCAAGGTCGATGCGATCGTCGTCGGCTGCGGCTCGTCCGGCACGCTGAGCGGCCTGTCGAAGTTCTTCGCCGAGCACTCGCCGCAGACGGAACTCGTCCTGGCCGATCCGGTCGGCTCGATCCTCGCGCAGTACATCAACGAAGGCACGCTTTCGACCAAGTCCGCCAGCTGGATGGTCGAGGGCATCGGCGAGGATTTCCTGCCGAGCATCAGCGACTTTACCCGGGTGAAGAAAGCCTACGCGATCTCCGACAAGGAAAGCTTCCTCACCGCGCGCGAACTGCTGGCGAAGGAAGGCATCCTGGGCGGCTCGTCCACCGGCACGCTGGTGGCCGCGGCGCTGCGCTACTGCCGCGAGCAGAGCGCGCCGAAGCGCGTGGTGACCCTGGTCTGCGACACCGGCAACAAGTACCTGTCCAAGCTGTACAACGACTACTGGATGCTCGACAACGGCTTCATCGAACGCGAGCAGCACGGCGACCTGCGTGACCTGCTGCTGCGTCCGTTCGCCCAGCGCGACACCGTGGTGGTCGGCCCGAACGAACTGCTGATCACCGCCTACAACCGCATGAAGCTATACGACGTGTCCCAGCTGCCGGTGATGGACGGACGCAAGCTGGTCGGCATTGTCGACGAGTCCGACGTGCTGATCCACGTGCACGTCGACGGTGCGCGCTTCCGCGACCCGGTGTCGACCGCGATGATGACCAACCTGCAGATGCTCGACGTGCGCTCGCCGGTCGAATCGCTGTTGCCGGTATTCGAGCGCGGCCACGTGGCGATCGTGGTCGACGGCGACGACTTCCTCGGCCTGATCACCCGCATCGACCTGCTGAACTGGCTGCGCCGCAAGGTGGATTGAGCGGTTTGCCCGCCGCTGCGCCGTTCCGGTGCAGCAAAAATTCATGTGGCCCCGTCAAAATGGCCGTTCGTGCGAAGCCGGGGCTCCGCATCCATCAAAGGAAGTTCCGTCGATGTGTGGAATCGTTGCTGCCGTCGCCCAGCGGGATGTCGCGCCGCTGCTGATCGCCGGCCTGAAGGCGCTGGAATACCGCGGCTACGACTCGGCCGGCCTGGCCGTGCTGGACGGCGGCCAGGTCCGCCGCGTGCGCGCCAAGGGCAAGGTGCGCGAGATGGAGGCGCTGTACCTGGCCGACCCCTTGGCCGGCGGCACCGGCATCGCGCATACCCGCTGGGCCACGCACGGCGTGCCGAACGAGGCGAACGCGCACCCGCA encodes:
- a CDS encoding pyridoxal-phosphate dependent enzyme; its protein translation is MTVHQSVLELIGRTPMVRAQRLDTGPCELFLKLESANPGGSIKDRIGLSMIEGAEKDGRIRPGDILVEGTAGNTGLGLALVAQQKGYRLILVVPDKMSREKIFNLKAMGAEVVLTRSDVAKGHPEYYQDMAERIARETPGAYFINQFGNPDNPAAHIATTGPEILEQMDGKVDAIVVGCGSSGTLSGLSKFFAEHSPQTELVLADPVGSILAQYINEGTLSTKSASWMVEGIGEDFLPSISDFTRVKKAYAISDKESFLTARELLAKEGILGGSSTGTLVAAALRYCREQSAPKRVVTLVCDTGNKYLSKLYNDYWMLDNGFIEREQHGDLRDLLLRPFAQRDTVVVGPNELLITAYNRMKLYDVSQLPVMDGRKLVGIVDESDVLIHVHVDGARFRDPVSTAMMTNLQMLDVRSPVESLLPVFERGHVAIVVDGDDFLGLITRIDLLNWLRRKVD